The Metarhizium brunneum chromosome 5, complete sequence sequence GACAAGAAGTTGATAAACTCCTTGCGAACCATGGGGCTGCCATCCGTGCCCATCTCTAGAATAGTCCAGGCAATAGACTCTTCAATACGAGCCACCTCATCCGTCAAATCGGGAATTCCCAAGAAATTAGTCATTGCATGAATCATGGCAGCGCGGACTTCACAGCAAGGGTCCCGCATAAGGTATGCCAGCTTGACATAGGCATTCTCTCTGATTCCTCTCCATTTAGCCTCTGGGAGGTCTTGCCATAGCTGGCTTATGCAGAGACATGCCCATTGTCGAAGGAGGGGGTTGCTTTCATTTTGTAGATGAGCCAGGCAGTAAGACATGATGTCCGTCTGGTTGCAAACCATCTGGCCATTCTTGTAATCTTTGCAGAGCATCGCAAGGATAAAGGCGCACATGGCCTTGTGCTCGTCGCCGTCTACCACGGGTAGCCCTTCAGATGGCTTCAAAATCTGGGCAAAGTAGCTGTATCCGCTGTCCTTGATAAGGTCCTGTTGGCAAGATATGTCCACAGCAATCAGCCTCGCCCAAATAAAAACCATGACGGGTTTCAGCTCTGCAGCAGCGGACTGCAACAGCTTTAGAACATAGGGGAAGATTCCTATGCTAAGTGCCAGCTGAACCGACCAAGGGCCGAGATCCAAGAATCTACCAAGTAAAATGAGAGCTCGTACTCTGTGTTGCTGACTGAGCAAAACCTGCAAGACTACTGGCAGTTGATCAGGGGGTTTCTGTGCCATCGCGTCGCCCCTTGTTAAATACACGTCGAAAGCTGTTAATTGTTCCGTAAAAAAGGTGGAGTTCTGATACTCGTATTCGATACTTTCGCTCTCCTTCCTTTCAAGCATGGGCAGCTGCGCCAGCGCCATGTCAACTGCTAAATCCCATGTCTCCCACAGGGGGTGTTGATGCGTATCAGGCAGGGCTGGGTACGATTGCGGATGACAGCCATAAACAGTCATGACTCTCTGAGCCAGGAGGAAGTTCCTGAACAACGCAGCCACCATCAAGTCTTGACGGAAAAACTTGCGGAATAAATCTCGAGGCAGCGTGGTCCATGCAATGCTGTCCGTAATAGCTGTGAAGATCCAGTTGAGCTCGCCAAGGGGTGTCCGTCTCTCTTGAAGACGCCCAGGTAGCTGCTTTGCGCGTTCCGGAGTAAGATTGGTCTTGAGGGGGTTTTGAAGTACAAAAAACCATAGCGCCATCTCGATGGGCGTTGTCAAGCATGCCGTAAATAGATCCGCCGGCAACTGCGGGTTGGTGGGAAGGTTTTCCTTGACTGCACAAGCAGCAAGATGAATATAGGGCCGAAAGCTGGTCTTTTCATAGTGAGGATCCCTATCCGctgcttcctcctcctcctcctcatgcTTCTCAACAAAGCGGTGATAATTGTTCAAGATGTTTCCAGCCTCGGAGCAATCCCAAACAAAGATGGTCGGAGCCTGTAGCCATTGCTGTAAATCATACAGAGAGACAGGGATGTACTGTGTATATGTCTTGTTAAACACCCAAATCTCACCGGATGCGGTGGGTTTGGGcacgccatggccattgtaGTGCAGCAACACTCGCTCATCCTTGGCATTTCGTCTTAAAGATACGCAAAACTTCTTGGTTTCCTCGACGGACGGATCCAGGTACTGTTTATAGCGAGCACGGATAGCTAGCGTCTCATACTGAGTCTGTAAAGCCTTCCCTATGTTCTCCAGGGCCTTCTGGATAGGAGGCACTGTGGGGTCGGTCCAGGCCTCGAGTTTTGCTCCGGGGGTCGTCTTGAGCTGATCTGGGGGCTCGACTCCGATATTCAAGCAGACCGCAAGAGCAGCAGACACGGTCTTGAGTCTATCTCGTTGCCTCCAGTCTTGCAACTCATATTCTAGGCGCTTCGGCTTGCCAGTGGTCTCATGGCGTTTATCGGTAAAATACATGTACCAGTTCTGGGACGGCATGATTAGCAAGCGCATAAGGGATCTCTTTGCATACATAATTTTGGCTTGCAAAACAAGATCTCGGGACGGTATAATTTTTGCCCATATATGCAGGGCCAGTGTTTATCACAAGAGTGTGGCATCACAACAAACGCCATGAACGGCACGTGTCCCATTTGCGCAACTCAAGAAGCGCCAACAAGGGTAGAGCAACAGCCCTCGAGGAGGGTGGGATGGACATAACATACACTTGCTAATTGTGAGATGATGTGTTCGGACTGATAGTGATCCTCGAAGCCATGTCGAGCTCCCCACTCGCtaatctcctcctcggtaTCGGACTCTTCGACAGAACGCGGTGCAAAGTCGCTCTTGGCTCGTAGTAAAGGCGGCTTCACACGGTGGTTCTCTGGCCGCTCTCCCAGTTCATCTCCAGACTCGACAAATACAACGCCATTCTTTCTACCGGGTGCGCTGGAGGGGCGAATATTGTCTCCGGTGCCATTGGAGAGGTCGTCGCGGTCGGGGCTGCTGTCACCTTGCCCGCGGAACCTGGAAGTGGACGTCTCTCCATTGCCATGACCGATGCCATTGGTGGTTGGGGCGGACGGCAACGACCCGTTCAAGTCGGATCGCAACGTCATGGTCGCAAAGCTTCCATGGGCAAGCGAGGATGTTCGTCTCGTCGCGCGGGCGACGACGCTCTGAGATGCGGGCTGCTCAAGCGtcagatggagatggagatggagataTGGAGGAGCTTGGTTGCTCGGCGGAGACGGGCTGGGGATGGCAACGGAGCTACGGCAGCATGTGGCGATGGGCAGGCGGCTTGGAGTGCGCGCGTGCGAATGGATGCAGCCAGCTCTGGGTTCGGAGTGGGTCTCGAATCAGGACTTGACATTGCTGGAGCAGTCGACATAAGCGCGTGGACAGGTGCCAGGCTGGACTGGCAGCGTCGTGGTTGCTGCGCTAGGAGGTCAATGCCtgcctgcacatgtgtcaCCGGTGTCTACCGTAATTGAGCCCGCATGTGGTAGtagctcaagtgctgccacGGACCAGACTGTTGGTTGCTGTCAAGTCCATTCatcaatactccgtactagtactacaaCTTACCACTGCTTAAAGTATGTAGTACTCTGTATTCGTCACCAGTCCACATCAAGTATGGAGTGTGGAGTGGCTGGCGGAAAGACTAAATTAAACTGCTGTCGACCGTCATAGCCACATGGAGTTCCATGTTTTGAGGTtggggaacattgaaaccatCGAGTCGTCTTCGCACTAAACAGCTCAGGAACACAAAGTCTTGTCGCCTTCGCCTTCACCATGACCGAAATTCTGTCGATGGATAATTGAGCATTCTTGAAGAGCCTAATTAGCAACTCAtgtaactacctaggtagtcatGACAGGGTAGACACGTCTGCCAGCCTTCGTCAAATCTGCAATCGGTCCTCCGTCTCAAATGCATTCCCAGGCTGCCGTGGACTTCTtcaccgagtactccgtacgaagGGCGCTTTGCTGCCTGCCCGTGGTGTTCGACGATTGGCGCATCCAGTACGCTTGTCATGCACATGACAGTCCAACAGCATCAATCGGGCGACGTTTAGCCGGCATCGCCGTGCGCCCAACcaaagagggcttggataATCCCCTTTCCCTTGCCTATTTTATTTTAC is a genomic window containing:
- the mip1 gene encoding Target of rapamycin complex 1 subunit mip1; translation: MTLRSDLNGSLPSAPTTNGIGHGNGETSTSRFRGQGDSSPDRDDLSNGTGDNIRPSSAPGRKNGVVFVESGDELGERPENHRVKPPLLRAKSDFAPRSVEESDTEEEISEWGARHGFEDHYQSEHIISQLASNWYMYFTDKRHETTGKPKRLEYELQDWRQRDRLKTVSAALAVCLNIGVEPPDQLKTTPGAKLEAWTDPTVPPIQKALENIGKALQTQYETLAIRARYKQYLDPSVEETKKFCVSLRRNAKDERVLLHYNGHGVPKPTASGEIWVFNKTYTQYIPVSLYDLQQWLQAPTIFVWDCSEAGNILNNYHRFVEKHEEEEEEAADRDPHYEKTSFRPYIHLAACAVKENLPTNPQLPADLFTACLTTPIEMALWFFVLQNPLKTNLTPERAKQLPGRLQERRTPLGELNWIFTAITDSIAWTTLPRDLFRKFFRQDLMVAALFRNFLLAQRVMTVYGCHPQSYPALPDTHQHPLWETWDLAVDMALAQLPMLERKESESIEYEYQNSTFFTEQLTAFDVYLTRGDAMAQKPPDQLPVVLQVLLSQQHRVRALILLGRFLDLGPWSVQLALSIGIFPYVLKLLQSAAAELKPVMVFIWARLIAVDISCQQDLIKDSGYSYFAQILKPSEGLPVVDGDEHKAMCAFILAMLCKDYKNGQMVCNQTDIMSYCLAHLQNESNPLLRQWACLCISQLWQDLPEAKWRGIRENAYVKLAYLMRDPCCEVRAAMIHAMTNFLGIPDLTDEVARIEESIAWTILEMGTDGSPMVRKEFINFLSHFMIRFESKFLVAAYEQLQEEKEYLIFPPQDDGQDHKMGLHYARPENRNKDGTIKPMAHGLSHNTVYMACWKHALILSVDPHPEVQREATIIVDYMHNALINSTVGEAAQLLMREIQTRARQTAILRNAAQAAQKSHTVGGQATQPLPSPGILRRTASLLFQSFIGSEERSRPSTPGSPVPPRSPSKLAPDQMAAPPEQSDLSSATYNVAREPMTGAYEERDLSRAPSMPLKSRFLEWSIEYFREPQMKPSEADEPGSTEYNERLWRRARNENMLRETQPLKQMAGTHKWNNQLGIVNNGAQPAKMTFHQYEDHLAVSDDGNTVYVWDWKKQGRLSRFSNGNPQGSNISDMKFINEDDQAFLLTGSSDGVIRVYRNYDSDKEIELATSWRALTHMVPSNVNSGMVFDWQQVTGRILVAGDVRVIRVWYAAHETCVMDIPARSGSCVTSLTSDQMTGNIFVAGFGDGAVRVFDTRLRPQDSMVRKWKDESDRQWIKSVHMQRGGQRELVSASRNGKVKVWDIRMDRPLHSFQTTRDTLRTASTHEHLPVFAVGTSQHAVKVFNLDGNELSRLEPYSSFLQQNRGVPIAATAFHPHRPILGCAARGDHHINLFTCEKTEALHFG